A window of Streptomyces broussonetiae genomic DNA:
GCTCGGCGGCCTGCCGGTGCTGTTCGCGCTCACCGGAGCCAAAGCCGACGAACGCGAGACGCTGCGCGACATGCTTGACACCGCGCCGGACGTGGTCGCCTGCCACCCGGGCCAGACGATCATCGGGGACAAGAACTACTACGGCCGCGAGTTCGAACACGACCTGACCGAGCGTCGCCTGGTACTGCTGCGACCAGCCCGCAAGGGCGAGCCTGGGCGGGTCGGAGCACACCTGTTCAAGCCGCTGCGGCAGGTCATCGAGTCGATCAACCAGACCTTCAAGGGCCAGCTCGACCTGGAACGACACGGCGGCAAGAGCCCGGCCGGTATCGTTGCGCGGATCCTGTGCCGGATTTTCGCCCCCACAGCGGTGATCTGGCACAACGACCACACCGAACAGCCGGTCAAAAGGTCGCTGATCGCTTACGACCACTGATCGTGAGACACCCCTTGGACTCATTCATCTAGAGCAGGGAACTGACAGGCCGTGGCCTCACCTTGAGTTGGCCTGCGCGACATCCACCGCTGTAGACGCCCTGCTCACACCCCGGTGATCGTTTTCGGTCACGGCACTAGAGATCTTGGACGGCGCGTAGTGCCTGGTCCACCCGGGCTATGGCCGCAGCATCGACGGGGCCGAGGAGCTTGGCCCCCTCGAACCGGGTGGTCCGCAGTTGCGTGATGTTGACGGCGACCGCGGTGCACGGGATCGGATCGCCGATCACCACCGACATGGCCGTATCGGGGTACCGGCCGCTCTCGTGCAGCACGATCACGAGCACAGCGCCGTACGACTCTTCCAGCCCGGTCAGACTGATGATCAGGACGTTGCGGCCGTCGGGGAGGGCCCAGATCTCACCGCGCTTCACAGGGTGTCGCCCTCGCCCGCCAAGTCGTCGCCGAGACCGAGCGCGGCGAGCTGCTGCGCGGCGTCGAGGGTCGCGGAGCGGCGGGCGGCGCGCACGACGTACGCGTTGACACTCAGGCCGGCCTCGGCAGCGGCTGCCCTGATCGAGGGGGCGAGATCATCGGGGATGCGCAGGGTCATGGTGGTGACAGACATGACTGCAAGAGTAGCCACCGGTTCTCGGTGGCGTAAGTGACCGCTTCTGAACCCCAGGCCGCTGACCTGCCGGAATAGGTATGATTTAGACGTTTCAGGGGAAATATTTGTGTGTGGTGCTTTACGCATGCATGGGTGATCCCTGCCGCCGCCGAGAATGCGCATGCCCGGTGGCGGCAGGGGTGACGGCTGGCACGAGCGCCGGGTTCGCGCCTCGCGCGACCGGGGCCGCGCCCTTTGCCGTCTGTCTCGCGCGAGTGGACGCTGGACGATCATCCATCGGCCACCATGCGGGGTGATGACGTGCCTGTGGGAGTCGTGAAGTGGTTCGACCCTGAACGGGGTGTGGGCCGCATCGTGCAGGACGGCGCAGGGCCGGAGGCCGTGGCGTACCGGTCAGCGGTTCGGGGTCCTGGGGACGGGAGATTGCTCGCGGGCGAGCCGGTGGAGTTCGACCTCACCTTCGACGCCGCGGGCGTCCGCGCGGACAACATCTGCCACGGCAAGGGCGGCGCTGGGGTCAGGCCGGGGTTGCCGGCATAGCGTGGGCCAGTGGTGCGAGGTGTCCGTACAGGCCGCGTGCAGTGCGGCGGCCAGTTCGCGGACCCTGTGCTCGCAGCACCGGCGGGCCGCGGTGACACCGTGGTTGAAGGCCAGACCGGCCGGGCGGGCCTCGAAGAGTACGAACCGGACGGTGTCGGCGTGTCGCTGGGCGGCGGGTGATCTGCGCTCGGAAGCGCGGGGCATCGGTTACTCACCTTGCAGCAGGCGGGCCAGCTCGCCGTCGACGTCCACCTTGCCGGTGTCCACGGCCGTCTCGATCCAGTCCAGCGTCGCTTCTCTGAACTACGCAACCGGCATGGTCCTTGGGACGGCTCTCAGCGCTGCCAGAGGAACGCGGCCTGACGGCAGGGTTGACAGTTGAAGAGGTAACCGCGGCCTCCGCCGCCGAAGTTCGCGGAGGTGGCGAAGTCGTTGCCCTCCTCCAGCTCGGCCGTGAACGTCATGCGGGTGGCGCACGAGGGACAGCCGGGAGTCTCGTCACCCTGGATCCATTCAGGCTCCCCGCCCACCCGTCCGAGGACCGGCTCCTCCGTGGGTTCGTCAGCGGGATGGAGGCGCAGAGAGGTGACCGCACCCAAGAGCGTCTCGCCGTCGGCCGGGACAGCGGCCGGGGTGAGCTCACCGGAGAACAGGTAGGCGCGGTTGGCGCCGGCCGTGGCGTCCCAGTCGTCGCACATTCCAGGATCGTTCTGGCAGAAGAACACCGCGACCACGCCGATGTCGAGGGGGAGATGGGCGAGGAACTGCATGGCCCCGCCGCACTCGCGGCACCTCGGCCAGACGAATTCATGCGGGACCAGCGGGACTCCGCCGGTGCGCGGCCTGGGCGCGTCGGCAGTGGCCTGGCCGTCGTAGATCAGAAGCATGGCCAAAGCCTAAGGTCAGCCTCTTGGGCCAGGGATCGGGGTCGGGTTTTCAGCGCGGGCGGCGATCTGGCCGAACGTCGGCATGCCAAGGCTGACCGTGGTGGTTCGGCGGGTTGCTTCGGTATCGAGCTGGGTGAGCTTGTCCTGGGCGCCGGCGAGGCTGACCTGGAGACCCTCGACTTCGCCGAGCCAGCCTTCGCGCTCGGCCTCGGCGATCCGAGCGATGAGGTTGTCGCGGATCTCAACGAGTCGCTCGCGCTGTGCCGGGTCGGGCCTGAGCATCCCCGTTGTGGAGGGACGCCGCCTACTCGTGCTGGACGAGCCGATGTACCCGCGCAGTTGGAACGCCGACCGGTTCTTCCCGATGCTCCCGGGGACGGCCGAGCTGACCCGTGTGCTGTCCGCCGACGAGGTCCAGACCTGGATCACCTACACCTGCTGGACGTCCTGACCCGGTCGCCCGGCGCCACCGCTGGGCGTCGGCTGCTGCCGCGGCCAGAGGGTGGGAGTCAGCGCGGAACCCCAGCGTCCTCCGGCCTGCGGCAGGACGCTGCAGGCGTCGATCGGTCCTGGGCTGTCTGGGGCGGTGGACTGCCAAGTGCTGCACCGGCTGGTGGGCGGGATACCGGTAGCGGAGGGGCGGCGCAGCCTCAGACTGTTCGCGCAACGGGTGCTCCCAACGCTGGAGGATCGAGCCGGGCGATGAGCGTACGGCCGAGCCGCTGGAGTTCCTCGTCGTGGTCGACGCTTCCGAATCTGCCGCCACGCCGGTTCAGGGCCAGTTGCTCGCGGAGCAGGGGCAGGGCCGGTGCCGCGAGGGGGCCGATGCGGTCCAGGCAGGCCACGACGTGGTTGGCCGTCGCTGGGTTCTGGGCCATGGCCTGCAGCAGGGTGTCCAGGACGGCCGGTGCCTCAGCTTCGCCGCCGATCTCCCAGAGTGCGGCCGCGCAATGCACGCGAACCCATTCGTAGTCGTGCGTCAGGAGGTGCCGCAGGCGTGGCAGGGCGTCGGAGGCGGGCGGTCCTATCTCGCCGAGCAGATCAGCCGCGTCACGGATCCGGAAAATGATGCGGTCATCGAGGAGGTCGAGCAGGAGCGGCATGACTTCGGCCAGGTCACCGCCGAGGGCCCACAGCGCGGCGACGGCGGCAGGTCGTACCTGCGCGTCGGTGGCGGTGGTCAGCGACCGGATCGTGTCCCGTGCGCCGGTCGCCGCCGGGCCGAACGCCCCCAAGGCCTTCAAGGCAGATTGAATGACGCCGTCCTGGTCATGGCGCACTGCGGCGCCGAGCGTGTCCACAGCCGTCGGTACCGCGGCCGGGTCGGCCAGCGCGGCCAGGGCGGAGAGGATCGCGTTGGCGCTCATCTCGGTGCGCTGATGGGAGAGGTCGATCCGGCGCAGGTGGTCGCAGAGCCGGGGCACCAACTGGTCCGCCGCCTGCGGGAGATGCTCTACGACCTGGATCGCGCGCCAGGCGTCGACGTCGCTGTCCAGCGCGGCCAGCAGACTCGGCAGTGCGCGTGCGTCGCCGAGGCGCGCCAGGGCCCGAACGGCCACCTGGTGGCTTCTGCGCAGCCGCGCATCCGGTGCGGCCCATACGTGAGGGCCGTGGGCCGCACGTTGGGCGTCGATGTGCGCGGCGAGTGCCTCCCGAGCCGGGGCGGCGATCGGGTGGCAGGACTCCAGGACGGCCGCAGCCTCGGCGGCGACCTCCTGGTCGGCCGTGGTGAGCTGGTCGGCGACGAGCAGGAGGAGCCGGGTGTGGTCTCCGCGCCAGGTCCGGATCAGCTCCCCGCTCATACGGAGCGCATCCAGGCGCGAGCCGGGGTCGGGGCTGCTCAGCTGCTCGGCCAGCACTGTGGTGCGCTCGGGCAGCCGTGCCCCCAGGGCTTCGTGGAACGTACGCAGGCCCGTGGTCGGTGTGTGCACGCGTGTGTGCCGGCCGAGGTCCTCGAAGGCGGCAACGATCTGGGGCGCAACTCCTTGCGTGGGCGCCGGGCGGCTCGGGGCCGGTGCGATCCGCCGCACGGGTATGGCGCGGGCGGTCTCGCGCAGCAGGCCGACGGCGGCCGGTACGACGTCCTCGCCGATTTCGTGCGGGGCACAGTGAGCCCGCTGGACCAGGGCCGCGAGCCGGGTCGCCGGGCCCTGGCCCGGGTCGGCGGCGAGATCGGCGAGCCAGTCCGTCACCTGGTGCGAGGCGGCCGGCAGGCGCAGTGCCAGGGTGGCCGCCGCCTCCACGATCCGCAGCCGTGCCGCGATGCCGCGCTCGGCGGCCAGCCTCTCGCATAGCACCGCGGCGGCCCGGCCGGCGCCGTCGAGGAAGAGCCCGAGCCCCGGGATCGCGGCCAGACGCACGTCCGGATCAGGGTCGCGGGCGAGTTCGGCGAACTCCGCACCCCGCTCGCGCAGGAAGGCGACGGCCTGCGCGCAGCCCATCGGCGGGTAGTACTCGATCTCGGTGCCGTCGTCCTCGAAGCCCCGGTCGAGGGACTCCCGGCCGATGCTGACCACCAACGCGACGACGGCGGCCCGGTCGGGCGTGGCACCGTCGGCGGCCAGCTCGAACAGGAAGGGCAGGCTGGCTGCCGTGGGCGCATACACGCTGCCCTGGTGGTGGACCGCGCCGTAGAAGCGGTCGAAGGCCTTGCGGCGCTCCTCCCCCTCCGGGGAGCGCAGTGCCCACAGCAGCGCCGGCACCTCCTCGGCCGGGCCGTACGCGTGCTCCATCGACGCCCAGTCGATGTCATCAAGTCCGTCGAACATGACCAGAACCATGCCAGGCAGCACTGACAACAGAAGCATCCCAGGAGGGGAGCATGCGACCGACCGAGACCACTCCCCAGCCCTCCATCGATGGACCGAAAGACATTACACTCGCGTGCTCGGCCTGCTCCCCGGCTGCCGCGACTCAGACCACGGACGCCCGCTGGGGATCGACTGGGTCGATCCCCAACTCCTCGAAACGGCTCTCCAACGCTTCCAACCCGGCCTCCCGCCGGAAGTCCTTCTCCGCCTTGCTGATCGGCAACAGCCACAGGATCCGGGCATGGGCACCATCGCCCCACTTGCAGATCTCGAACGCGGGCCCGAATGGATAAGGCAGACTCACCAGGTAGTGATCGCAGTCCGAGTCGTCGAGCCATGGCCTGCCGATCGGCACGGTGTGCCCGACATCGAGTCGTTGGTGAACGGGCCCGCAGTGGTAGTACGCATTCATCGTGACGCTCTCCAGGTTGAGCCACTCGTCGCGCGGCGCCGCGAGGAAGAACTCAACCCCATGACCGCCGTGTTGCGTCGATTCCCAGCAGCCCGACGTCACATACAGCCACCAATCGCCAGGGTGAGCCGGGTGGACCCGGAACACCCGAAAGCCGGGCACACGATCCTGGATCGGCCCATCGACCCCCGACACCTCATCGACGACACGACCCGGGAGCGTCCCGCGGAGATGATCGAGCAGAGCGGAACGCGCAGCAGAGTTCGGCATCCGATCATCATGCCTGGAGACCACCAACACCCCTCAGACGGGATCCAAACCCGGCTGACCACAAGATCAACCTGACGATCAAGCCGGTCAGCCGTCCCAAGGACGCCTCGGGCTTCGTCGTGCTGCCTCGTCGTTGTGTCGTCGGAGACTCTGATCACCTGGGCCGCCATCACCCTCATGACCAGGCGCCGGGTCCGCAAAGGCGCCACCCCCAGCTGGCCGAGGAATCCGGCGTCGGCCGACTCGGCCGGTAGGCGGGTCAGTCGTCGATTGCCTGGTAGAGGGTGGTCCAGAAGTCCTGCATGGCCCGTGCCGAGTCCGGGGTGGACATCCCGGTCTGGGTGAGCAGGATGCCGATGAGCTGGTGGTGCGGGTCGGCGTAGGTGGTGGTGCCGGCTCCGCCGTCCCAGCCGAACTGGCCGACGGGCGCGTAGTCGCCCCGGTAGGTGCGCACGGTCATGCCGAAGCCCCAGCCGCCGGTCTGGCCCTGGCCGTGTGACAGGTGGACGACGCTGCGGGCCCAGGACTGCAGGGCGGTTGTCTGCTCGGGTGTGAGGCGGTTGGTGGTCATCAGCTCGACGGCGGGCCGGGACAGGATCCGTTGGGTGCCGTGCATTCCGTGGTTGAGGAGCATCCGGAAGTAGGCGTGGTAGTCGTCGGCGGTGGAGTCGAGTCCGCCGCCGCCGGACTGGAACGCCGGAGGCTTGCTGTGGTGTCCCCCCTCGGCCTGGTCCTCCACGGTGAACTCTCCGGTCTGCGGGTCGGGGGCGTACAGGGGTGGCAGCCGGTCGATCTTGTCGGCGGGCACGTGGAAGCCGGTGTCCTTCATGCCCAGCGGATCGAAGATGCGTTCGCGCAGGAACGTCTCGAACGGCTGGCCGGTGACCCTGGCCACCAGCACGCCGAGCAGGTCGTCGCTGACGTTGTACAGCCACCGCTCTCCGGGCTGGTACATCAGCGGGAGTGTGCCCAGGCGGCGCATCCACTCATCCGGCTCCACCGCCGGCAGCATCCATCCGTTCTCGCCGTAGACCCTCTGCTCGAAGTACGCGCTCATCATCGGGGAGCCCATCGCCGTCGTGTCCAGCCCGAGCCCGCAGGTGGAGGTGAGCAGGTCCCGCACGGTGATCGGACGCCGCGCCGGCACGGTGTCGTCCAGCGGGCCGTCGGGCCTTTTCAGCACCTGCCGGTCGGCCAGTTCCGGCAGCCACCGGTCTATCGGGTCGTCAAGTCGCAGCCGGCACTCGTCCAGCAGCACCATCGTCGCGGCGACCGCGACCGGCTTGGTCGTCGAGGCCATCCGGAAGATGGTGTCCCGGCGCATCGGCCCGCCGCCGTCATGGCGCATCGTCCCGATCGCCTCGACATGGGTCTGACCGCCCCGGCCGACCAGGGCAACGAGCCCGGGGATCTTCTTGGACTCGACATGTGCTTGCAGTACCTCGCGCAGCCGTCGCAGTCCTGCTTCGGACAAGCCGCTGTCGGCGTTTCCCATCATGGATCTCCTTGCACGCAGTGGTCGGTCCCGACGGCGCCGCGGGCATGCGGCGCGATGCGGCCGGCCGGGCATGACCCCGCGGCCGCGTGGTGCACAAAGGCGATGAAAGTGGTGCTCGGCCCCTGGGGGGCGATGTGCTGAGGCGCGATCAGACCGTCTTGTCTTCTGTTCCGGTCTCGTTGCCGGCGGCGCGCTCGGCGCGCTCGATGTCGTCGGTCAGCTGTTTCCGCGCGCGGGCGGGGACATAGCCGCCCTCCGAGTAGTTCTCGGCGAACGCGTTGACGAACTCCACCGGGTCCTCCCCGACGATCTCGCGGATCGGCGTTCCGTCCGCCGCGGCCTGCTCGAACAGGTCGGCGAGGTCTTCGAACATCGACGCGTTGCTGTCTTCGTCGGTCGGCACGAAGTGCATCAGGTACCGCTCGATCGCCTCGACTGCCGTGCGGTGGTTCCCGGGAAGCTCCTTGACGCGCGCCTTGTACGCCCGCCAGCGCTTCTTGGGCCCGATCACCTTCGAGAGGAAGCCGCTCTTTTCGACATCGGACATGGTCACCTGCCCCCTTCGCGGAGCTGTTCCAGTCGTTCCGTGAGGAAGCTCCACGTCCTCCAGAACTCTTCGAGGTACTCCCGCCCCTCGTCGTTGAGGGAGTGCACCTTGCGAGGCGGCCCCTTCTCAGAGGGCACCTTCTGCACGTCGACGAGGCCGCGCTTCTCCATCCTGAGGAGCAGCGCGTAGACGGTCCCTTCGGCGATGTCGGAGAAACCCTGCTCCCGCAGCCGTACCGTGATCTCGTAGCCGTAAGCAGGCCGGCCGGCCAGGGACGCGAGGATGATGCCCTCCAGCGTGCCCTTGAGCATCTCCGTCTCCAGCTTGGTCACGGAACACCTCCCCCCCTTGCGCTAGTCAGCGCTGTTGAGTACCGGTACACAGTATCGCTGACTACCGGTACTTAGCAAGACCGAATAGCGGAGGCGGGCCGGCACCACACGTGCCCAGTCCAGCAGCATCACCGACAAGACCCCGAGCCGGCCGCGCTGCCCGCGCAGGCCGACACACACCCGCACGAGCGGCATGCGCGGCGGCAGTCGGACGCGGACGCCGACCAGCTCCTGGGGCATGTGGATCTGCGTGGCCTGCCGGAGGTCGTGGCCGCGCGGCGGCGGGTACGGGTGTCGCGGCGTGCGGTGCGAGCCAGAGAGGGTGTTCGCGCTGGCGCACGCGATGGTGGCCCGGTGGTGGGAGCAGGCCCTGCAGTGGGAACACGAGAAGGTGTGCCGCAGCGACTGCACCAGGTCGCTGGCGGCAACGCCGGGACGGAACTGGACTGGTGGCGGATCGTGGGGCGGGACGCGGTCGTCCTCCCCGAGGCGGTGGCTGTTGCCGACGCGCTGCTGGACCCCGCCATGACCGAACTGGCGTGGGCTGACAGCGGCGCCGATCAGCCCCGGCCGCTGCCCGCCGACGGGGCGCTCTGCCGCCGGCTCGGCGAGCGAGTCGGGCGGGAGTGGCTGGGGCCGCTGGCCGCGACCGGCTACGGCGGCCCGCTGACATCCTGGATGGGCGCCGTCATCCGCATCCGCCGCGGTGTCGGCGGCTTGTCCACATGATGTGCAGCCGGGCCGGTGAGGCGAGCAGCCAGGACGCCGCAGCGGCCGCCGCCAGCACTTCGGCAGGCGGGTCCTGAAAGCCCTCGGCGTTCGCCGCCACCGTTCTCTCCCTCTCACGCCCGCGTTGCAGCCGACGCATGCACGTTCACCCAGTGAAGGCGCGAGGTCGGGACGACCGCGGCGCACTCGATGCATACCCCCTTGGGGTCGGCCTGAACAGCCCGCGGTGCTGCGTGGTGCTGCCGTCTCGCGTTGTCGTCGAAGTGCGGATCGGCCGGAGTGCTCAGTGCGGCACCGTGGCCAACGAGCGTGTCTCATTCGCCAGGCGACTGCGGACGGCACTGCGGGCCGACCGTCCGATCGGGGCCCGAAGACCGGCCGTACGACCAGGACACCGTCGGCAGCGGACGCGTCATCTCGCTCCGTGATCGGTCGCTCCGTCGGCGAACTGGACCTCACTCCGGAAGCCATCGGCGCAGCCGAACCCGTGAGGGTCGACCGCAGACTGCCGGAACAGACATGCGCCGTAGTGGAGTTGGCCGACTGCTTCGACGGCGCGACCTGACACAGCGCGCGGGCCGAACCCCGAAAAGCATCATCAGTTGCGCAATAATGAAATCGTCGCTTGAACGGAGCCAGGGGGAGGACCGGACCATGCGAGATACATCCACAGCTGAGCGCCTGCTCGAAGAACTGGCGAAGGGGTGCCTGCCACCTCCCCCGGACGACCAGGTCCAGCTCACCTACCGGCCGGTGGCCGTGGACGACCAGGCCGGATGGTCGTGCCCCGGCGCCATCACCGCATGGTGGACCAACCTGGACGGCGCCATCCTGTGCCGCCTGCGCCTGTCCGGTGTCCCGAGGCCACGCTGGGTGGTCTACGACCCCGACCGGATCGCCCTGCTGGTCCAGGACAGCACCTGACGGTCCCGGGCAGCAAAAACGTTGCCGCGTAACACAACAGCCGAAGTCAGCCTGAGGCGCGAGAAGCCTTCTGAGGGAGGAAGAACATCCATGGTGCACCGAGACGTTCAACGGCGCGACGCGAATCTCCGGCTGGGAGCTGTCGGCGTACACACGATCGTCCCCGGTCGCGTACGAGTGAAAAGGGACGCTTGATGGTGCGGTGAATCGTGGTGCCCGGCACCCTGCTGTTCGTCCGGTGAAGGGTGGCGGAGGGCGGTGACGCGGTGGTTTTGGACCCGCAGCGCTGGCTGGAGCTGCGGCGGTTCCGTGCTCTGGTTGAGTCAGGAGCGGTCAGTCTGACCGAGGTGGCCAAGGAGACCGGGCTGGACCGCAAGACGGTCCGCAAGTATCTGTCGAGCACGGCGGCGTCAGTGCCGCCGAGGCGGACGTCGAACGGCCGGCCCCGGAAGAAGGTGGTCGACGAGG
This region includes:
- a CDS encoding YwqG family protein, producing the protein MLLIYDGQATADAPRPRTGGVPLVPHEFVWPRCRECGGAMQFLAHLPLDIGVVAVFFCQNDPGMCDDWDATAGANRAYLFSGELTPAAVPADGETLLGAVTSLRLHPADEPTEEPVLGRVGGEPEWIQGDETPGCPSCATRMTFTAELEEGNDFATSANFGGGGRGYLFNCQPCRQAAFLWQR
- a CDS encoding suppressor of fused domain protein; amino-acid sequence: MPNSAARSALLDHLRGTLPGRVVDEVSGVDGPIQDRVPGFRVFRVHPAHPGDWWLYVTSGCWESTQHGGHGVEFFLAAPRDEWLNLESVTMNAYYHCGPVHQRLDVGHTVPIGRPWLDDSDCDHYLVSLPYPFGPAFEICKWGDGAHARILWLLPISKAEKDFRREAGLEALESRFEELGIDPVDPQRASVV
- a CDS encoding HEAT repeat domain-containing protein, which codes for MFDGLDDIDWASMEHAYGPAEEVPALLWALRSPEGEERRKAFDRFYGAVHHQGSVYAPTAASLPFLFELAADGATPDRAAVVALVVSIGRESLDRGFEDDGTEIEYYPPMGCAQAVAFLRERGAEFAELARDPDPDVRLAAIPGLGLFLDGAGRAAAVLCERLAAERGIAARLRIVEAAATLALRLPAASHQVTDWLADLAADPGQGPATRLAALVQRAHCAPHEIGEDVVPAAVGLLRETARAIPVRRIAPAPSRPAPTQGVAPQIVAAFEDLGRHTRVHTPTTGLRTFHEALGARLPERTTVLAEQLSSPDPGSRLDALRMSGELIRTWRGDHTRLLLLVADQLTTADQEVAAEAAAVLESCHPIAAPAREALAAHIDAQRAAHGPHVWAAPDARLRRSHQVAVRALARLGDARALPSLLAALDSDVDAWRAIQVVEHLPQAADQLVPRLCDHLRRIDLSHQRTEMSANAILSALAALADPAAVPTAVDTLGAAVRHDQDGVIQSALKALGAFGPAATGARDTIRSLTTATDAQVRPAAVAALWALGGDLAEVMPLLLDLLDDRIIFRIRDAADLLGEIGPPASDALPRLRHLLTHDYEWVRVHCAAALWEIGGEAEAPAVLDTLLQAMAQNPATANHVVACLDRIGPLAAPALPLLREQLALNRRGGRFGSVDHDEELQRLGRTLIARLDPPALGAPVARTV
- a CDS encoding PadR family transcriptional regulator, translated to MTKLETEMLKGTLEGIILASLAGRPAYGYEITVRLREQGFSDIAEGTVYALLLRMEKRGLVDVQKVPSEKGPPRKVHSLNDEGREYLEEFWRTWSFLTERLEQLREGGR
- a CDS encoding DUF1048 domain-containing protein translates to MSDVEKSGFLSKVIGPKKRWRAYKARVKELPGNHRTAVEAIERYLMHFVPTDEDSNASMFEDLADLFEQAAADGTPIREIVGEDPVEFVNAFAENYSEGGYVPARARKQLTDDIERAERAAGNETGTEDKTV
- a CDS encoding toxin-antitoxin system HicB family antitoxin — encoded protein: MSVTTMTLRIPDDLAPSIRAAAAEAGLSVNAYVVRAARRSATLDAAQQLAALGLGDDLAGEGDTL
- a CDS encoding serine hydrolase domain-containing protein, with translation MGNADSGLSEAGLRRLREVLQAHVESKKIPGLVALVGRGGQTHVEAIGTMRHDGGGPMRRDTIFRMASTTKPVAVAATMVLLDECRLRLDDPIDRWLPELADRQVLKRPDGPLDDTVPARRPITVRDLLTSTCGLGLDTTAMGSPMMSAYFEQRVYGENGWMLPAVEPDEWMRRLGTLPLMYQPGERWLYNVSDDLLGVLVARVTGQPFETFLRERIFDPLGMKDTGFHVPADKIDRLPPLYAPDPQTGEFTVEDQAEGGHHSKPPAFQSGGGGLDSTADDYHAYFRMLLNHGMHGTQRILSRPAVELMTTNRLTPEQTTALQSWARSVVHLSHGQGQTGGWGFGMTVRTYRGDYAPVGQFGWDGGAGTTTYADPHHQLIGILLTQTGMSTPDSARAMQDFWTTLYQAIDD